Genomic DNA from uncultured Acetobacterium sp.:
ACAAGGTTTCGGTGACAGAATCTTTAAAAGCCACCCACAAAATAGCCTTGGCGACTGAATCTTCAACAATATTTAATGAACTTTGGACTTCTTCGGCACCCCGATTGAAAGCTTCAATGATTTTCGGCGCATAGGTGATCTGACCCAGGGTATAATTTTTCCTTAAACTGGCATCGGTATCGATGAGTTTATTCAATAAAATGTCATTCTCTTTTAATTCTTTTTGGATCACAAACCACTCATCATAGATACAATAGGGCAGGAATCCAAAGTCATTGAAAATATGATTGATAATTCGCTGCACCTGCAGATATTTATCGCGTTTTCGCTGCACTTCTTTTTGTTTTTTGAGAAAGGTTTCCATCTGATAATAGAGGTTATGTCGCTCAAAGAAACGTTCCATCTGAGCAATGGTTTCCGGTTCATCGCTGTAAAAAATCAATTCATCCAATTCCCGTTGTGCTTCGCCCAAGCTTCTCCCACTGTTCATAATCAGCTGGAGATATTGTTTATCCTCATAGGTGACCCGATTGCAGGGATGATAAAGGGCATTGGGGAAAGTTTCGGTGTAGATGAAAAACACCTGCCGACTCCGTTTGAAATAAATAATATAACCCTTAGTGGTGAAAAAACCCCAGCCCTTGTCACTGGGTTTGTTGCCATGCTTGATATGGAAACCTTCAGTATACAGGCAATTTTTAAGGAGATAGGTAACGACCTTCTCGTTATTGTCAATTCCCATGTTTCTTAAATTTTGCCGGTAGTAGGCCCACAGCAGCTCGATGGCGGTACCTTTGGGATCAAATAAGGCTTCCATAGAAAACATTTTCTGGCTTTTTAAATTTTTAACAATGCACAAAAGCAAACAATCCAAATGGATTGCCTCGATAAATTCTCCGGGTTTTATTTTTTCCAGATCTTCAACAACCCGGTCATTAAAATACTCCAGGCTGTCTTTTTTCAGCTTATCCTGAAGCTTACTGGTTTTCTGGTTAAAACGGTCGATGGCATTGGCCACGGAAAACAAAACACTTTCTGAAACCAGGGTCAAGACCACATTTTTTTTCTTATCCCAGGGATAAAAAACATTTTTCAGAATCACCTCGTTGATGATCTCAGATGATTCGACCTGATAGTCCACCAGTGAATCACTGGGAATGGAAATGTAGATTAACTTGGGATTGTCCAAGGTGTCAATAATCAGGCCGCGGCGGCTCAAAAATACATTGGCTTTGACAAGTTCGTCCTCAACACCACAATTGACTTCCACTTCTTCCAGAAACTGTTCATTTTGGATCATATAAGCGATAAAATTACGTGTTGAATCCAATCCCTGCTCTTTCAGATTGGCTTCAAACCCATACATCAGCAGAATGTGAACGATTCGCACAATATCCCGTTGCCGGTCAACGCCCCGGCTTTCTTTGGCTCGGATAAAGGTTTGATTAAGAGGCGAGTCCAGATGATAATAGTCCGGCGCAACTGAAAAAAGAGCCTCAACTGCTAAAAGGATCAGCAGATCTGCCTCAACTGAAACCATCCCATTTTTTTGAACATCTTTATTCTTCTTAAGATTGTTCATCATCCATTGATACATATCATCTAATTTTTCGACACCCTTTTTTAAGACACCATTACAGTCGCCACAAAGGACATCATATTTTATATTTAACTTTTCATTATCTATTTTATAATTTCTGTCAAAAAAACCGATTGTTTTTCCACATTTATTACACGGCGTTTTCATTTTCTACAATCCTTCCCTATCGTCCTGCTCACTATTCTTTCTAATTACAATTTTCCACTTGCTTTTTAACGGTCTGCACCCATTCTATTGATGTCAGTACCTATAGTTTACCATAAAACCAAGCTTTTTACTCAAAAAAAATAAAAGAGCAAGCTAAATTAAGTTTGCTCTTTTATGTCTAATTCTGAGTTTATTAAATCATTTCAATGGAATCAATGGTTCCGCCACCAAGACAAATATTATCCTGGTATAAAACCACAACCTGTCCCGGCGTTACAGCTTTCTGAGGCTCATCAAAGGCCACATAAATCCGATCCAGTGCCACCTGCACGGTGACGCCCTGGTCCGCTTGGCGGTAGCGAAATTTAGCTGTACATTTAAATTCTTTGGCCGGTGGATATCCACCCACCCAGTTCATTTCGGTGGCTTCCAGCGATTTTGAATAAAGTGCTGAATGGCTTTCGCCCTGAACAACTACCAATTCGTTTTTATTCAAGTCTTTGCTAACAACAAACCAGGGTTCTCCGGTTCCTTCGCCGCCAATCCCCAGACCCTTTCGTTGGCCTAAAGTATAATACATCAGGCCCTGATGGGTGCCTTTTACATTTCCAGCCAAATCAACAATCTTTCCCGGTTGAGCCGGTAAATATTGACTGAGAAACTGGGTGAAATTTCGTTCACCGATAAAACAAATGCCAGTGGAATCTTTCTTTTTGGCGGTGGCCAAATTATTGCGCTCAGCAATGTGCCGTACCTCGTCTTTTGAAAGATGTCCAATCGGGAACATCACATCCGCCAGCTCTTTTTGTCCCAGTTGACAGAGAAAATAGGTTTGATCCTTATTGTGATCAAAGGCTCGCTTCAGCCGATATTGTTCATTGACAAAATCAATTTGAGAATAATGGCCGGTGGCCAGATAATCGCCGCCGACGACTTTGAGTGCATAATCCAAAAAGCGTTTGAATTTTATTTCCCGGTTACAGAGCACATCCGGATTGGGTGTTCTCCCTTTTTTATATTCTTCCAGAAAATAAGAAAAAACAGAGTCGTAATATTCTTTGGCAAAATTCACTGTATAATAGGGAATATCGATGGTATCACAGACACGCCGTACATCATCGTAATCTTCTGTCGCTGTGCATACCCCCGATTCATCCTGTTCTTCCCAGTTTTTCATGAAGACACCAATGACCTCGTATCCACGCTCCTTTAACAATAATGCAGCAACCGATGAATCAACCCCACCTGACATGCCCACAACGATTTTCATTTTTGTTTTCCCCCTCTGTTTTATCTACCAAATCCAACATTTATTTTTTACTGGATCATCTCTTTCGCCATTTTTTTAGCTAATTCATTTAAACTTGCAATATCTTGTTCATCAGGTGTTCCCTGAATCATCAGTATTTCATCAATGGTATCCACTTTCGCATCATGGATAAAACAATTGAAATTTTTATCGGCTCCGCCGCTCCAGCTGAAATCCGCAAAAAATCCGACCTTATGATTATCTACTTTTATTTCACCTAATTTATAAAGGAGATTGGCCATTTTCGGGAAAATCTGTCCATAATAAGACGGTGCGCCCAAAAACAAGCCCTTGTATTTCCAGATATCAGAAATAATAAATGAAATATCGGTTTTGGCCACATCGTACAATTTCACTTCTTTGACGCCTTCGTTTTTTAAGGCAATCGCTAAAATTTCGGCGGCCTTTTGGGTACAACCATACATGGAACCATAGGCAATCACCACCCCGGGATCGGTTTCTTTTTTGCTCATTTTTACATACATATCCAAAATATGTTTCGGGTTGTCACGCCAGATCAAACCATGAGATGGGCAAATCGTTCCGATTTCAACATCACAAAGCTTATTTAAGGCTTTTAAGGCCTGACCGGCTACCTTGCCGACAATGCAGGCATAGTATCGTCGCGTTGGTTCTTCAAAAGCCGCCAGATCATTTTCGTCATCAAAAATGCTTCCCACCGGGGCTTTAAAGCTGCCAAAGACATCCATCGAAAAGAGCACTTTATCGTTAATATCATAGGTAACCATGGATTCTGGCCAGTGAACCATCGGTGTCATAAAAAACTGAAGGGTATGTTTACCCAGACAAAGGGTATCCCCATCACCAACCTCATGTAAATTTTGAGGCACTTTATAAAAATTGTTCATAATCGGGAAAGTTTTTTTATTCCCGACAATTTTCATATCCGGATACTCGGCCAACAAATCGGTAATGCCGCTGGAATGATCCGGCTCCATGTGATTGACAATCAGGTAATCAACCTTTTTGTCTCCAATAATGGATTTAATTTTCTCTATATATTCATCAGCTTTGATCGTTTTTACGGTATCAATGATGGCTACTTTTTCATCATTGATTAGAAAGGCATTATAAGAAACACCTTCCTGATCAATTGGCCACATTCCTTCAAAAAGTGTTGTTTGATAATCATTCACGCCTACCCAAAAAATATCATCTTTAATTTTTACTGCATTCATATTATTCCCCACTTTCCTTATGTTTTCTCGAACTTAAATATAACCTTAAATGCAAAATATTTCAAGAGCAAAAAACAAACAGTTAAGAATGGATCTTGAGAATGATAATTGGAGTTGGCTTAGTCATTGATTGACCGAAATAAAAAAGAGGTGCTCGTTGCACCTCTTTTTTAAGAAAATTAAGAAAGGAAATTAAAACGTTTTCACACCATGGATTTATTATAACCGATTACATTTTAAAAATCTAGTACTTTTTTTATTTTTTATGCATTATTTTAATTTTTTTTCCATTTATTGCCTTTGTTACTTAATGAAAGCTTAGTAAAATTTTTACCCGCTATTCCATTTACTGTTTTTTTCAAGCTGTGCTATAATGACCTTGATTAAACACTCATCTAATACTGAAAGGAGCTGGTAAAATGATTGAAACAAAAGATTCCGATTTTGCTTCAACCGACGAACAATGGACCGAAAAAGAAATCAAGGAAGAGTTACGTCGATTATTTTTAGGTGGCGACGACTGGAGCAAGGAAGCCTGTATGGGATACTTTCTTAAAACCTGTCAACGCACAAATCTTGATATTAAAACCACCCAAACTCTCGCCATTACCCTCTATCACCTTTTTGATGAATTGACGGTAAGCGATGCGAAGAAATTTTATTACAACGAATGTCACGCCATTTTATCCGGGCGTAATCATATTTAATTTCTGAATTTATAAAAGGGTTTTCGTTGCTCAGCAGCGAAAGCCCTTTTCTTTTTTATTAATGCCCCACATGGACCATATTGGGGTAAACCTGATCCATAAAATTATTTGGATAGGTGGTGTCTAAAAATTCTTCAAAACCCCCGCTGGCCGGAATCCCCTGCATCCGTTCATTCCATCGGTTGACTGCTAAAGCTGAAATAGTCATATTGAGAACCATGAAAACAACTAAAACCCAAGTCAGCGGTACCCCCAGTTTCCTGGGTATCTTTTCAATGAGTTTTGACATTAACGGGTAGATTTCCTTTACCCAGAGAAGACTAAGTGCACCCCAATAGAAAGAATACTGCAAACTGGTTCGCCCCCCTAAATTGAAGGGCATTTGTTGATACTGCCAGGACACCGTGCCGGTGGCGGCTTGCTGTACATAGCTACTGACAAACTCAAATCCTCCCCCCAGTACCATTCCTGCTAGAAAAATGAAATACCATTTTCGATGGGCAATCGGATGAAGTACCAGCGTTATCAGCACTGCCCCAAAACCATAAACTGGATTAAAGGGGCCATAAATAAGCCCTTGTCTACTTTGGATGTAACCATTTGTTACCAGACAATACAAGGTTTCAACGACTACTCCCAGAAAGCACCCAATCATAAACACCCAAAACAACTTGTAAAAATCAATTCCTGATGCAAAACTTTTTCCTGCTTTTTTTGCCATTTTTGTCTCCTCTAAATTGTTCACTAATGATTTAGCATCTTTAATTTACATATTGGAATATGCCGAATATATGTCAAAAACTGGGAGCATAATGGCTGCCAGAATAAAAAGAACCACCCCTCCAAAAATCAGAAGAATCAGGGGCTCCAGGGAAGTATTGATGATCTGGATTCTGTTTTTTATTTCATCTTTGTAAATAAGGTTAAGGGTTTCTAAAACCTCTGGGAGCGAACCGGAGGCTTCCCCTATGGTAACCAGCTGACAAAAAAGACGAGGGAAAATAGCGCTTTCCTCCATCGCCTGGCCCAATCGCTTCCCATTCGATACCTTTTCCCGAATCATTATCAATTCTTTTTTTATAAAACAATTGTCGGTAACACCTTCTAACCGCTGAAGCGCCCCCAAAAGATCAATTCCGCTCGTTAAGAGCATCCCCATGGTCGTGGCAATTCTGGCCAAACACTGATAATGATTTAGCTTACCGATCAATGGCAGTTTAATTTTTATGCAATCCTTCGCAAAAGCAAATGCTGGAAGATCTTGTAAAAAAGCGAGTGCTATTACACTTCCAAATAAAATTAATAGCATCACTGGCCAACCGTTGATTAACGCCTGACTTAACCCCATCAAAATCTGAGTTGGTCTGGGTAACTCTGCATTCATTACTTCAAACATTCCCACAAAAGTGGGCAACACATACGTGATCAAAAATACCAGCACTAGGATAAAGACAATACTCAGAATCATCGGATAAAAGAGAATTTGCTGCAGTTGTCGACGATTTTTTTCTTCAGTTTCATAGTGCTCAGCCATTCCCAAAAGAATTTCAGCAAGATTTCCGCTGGCTTCACCGGCTTCTACCATAAAAACAAATAGTGCCGGAAATGTTTTCGGATAAACCGCCATTGCCACCGAAAGACTCTCCCCGGATTGGATCCGGCTGCAAACTCCTGATAAATCTTTAGCAACGCCTTTGTTTTTTGTTTCCTCGCCAATCAGTTCCAAACATTTTAAAATCGGAATTCCGGCATTTAACATAATATGGAACTGTCGACAAAATTGACTGAACGCCTCCTTTGTCACTGACCGGAATCGAAAATCAAACTCTTTATTCAAAATTCCTTCGGATCGCTTCTTCTCTCGGAGGTCTAAGACAATCAGATTTTGAGTCTGCAGCACCATCACTGCCTCGCGTTTGGTCTGCCCGACAACCATACCGGTGAGGGTCTTTCCCTTCATATCTTTGGCCTTATAAATAAACTGTTTATCCATAGCCCCACCCTAATGATGCCAATCAT
This window encodes:
- the mnmA gene encoding tRNA 2-thiouridine(34) synthase MnmA, yielding MKIVVGMSGGVDSSVAALLLKERGYEVIGVFMKNWEEQDESGVCTATEDYDDVRRVCDTIDIPYYTVNFAKEYYDSVFSYFLEEYKKGRTPNPDVLCNREIKFKRFLDYALKVVGGDYLATGHYSQIDFVNEQYRLKRAFDHNKDQTYFLCQLGQKELADVMFPIGHLSKDEVRHIAERNNLATAKKKDSTGICFIGERNFTQFLSQYLPAQPGKIVDLAGNVKGTHQGLMYYTLGQRKGLGIGGEGTGEPWFVVSKDLNKNELVVVQGESHSALYSKSLEATEMNWVGGYPPAKEFKCTAKFRYRQADQGVTVQVALDRIYVAFDEPQKAVTPGQVVVLYQDNICLGGGTIDSIEMI
- a CDS encoding FprA family A-type flavoprotein; its protein translation is MNAVKIKDDIFWVGVNDYQTTLFEGMWPIDQEGVSYNAFLINDEKVAIIDTVKTIKADEYIEKIKSIIGDKKVDYLIVNHMEPDHSSGITDLLAEYPDMKIVGNKKTFPIMNNFYKVPQNLHEVGDGDTLCLGKHTLQFFMTPMVHWPESMVTYDINDKVLFSMDVFGSFKAPVGSIFDDENDLAAFEEPTRRYYACIVGKVAGQALKALNKLCDVEIGTICPSHGLIWRDNPKHILDMYVKMSKKETDPGVVIAYGSMYGCTQKAAEILAIALKNEGVKEVKLYDVAKTDISFIISDIWKYKGLFLGAPSYYGQIFPKMANLLYKLGEIKVDNHKVGFFADFSWSGGADKNFNCFIHDAKVDTIDEILMIQGTPDEQDIASLNELAKKMAKEMIQ
- a CDS encoding putative ABC transporter permease, with product MAKKAGKSFASGIDFYKLFWVFMIGCFLGVVVETLYCLVTNGYIQSRQGLIYGPFNPVYGFGAVLITLVLHPIAHRKWYFIFLAGMVLGGGFEFVSSYVQQAATGTVSWQYQQMPFNLGGRTSLQYSFYWGALSLLWVKEIYPLMSKLIEKIPRKLGVPLTWVLVVFMVLNMTISALAVNRWNERMQGIPASGGFEEFLDTTYPNNFMDQVYPNMVHVGH
- a CDS encoding type II secretion system F family protein: MDKQFIYKAKDMKGKTLTGMVVGQTKREAVMVLQTQNLIVLDLREKKRSEGILNKEFDFRFRSVTKEAFSQFCRQFHIMLNAGIPILKCLELIGEETKNKGVAKDLSGVCSRIQSGESLSVAMAVYPKTFPALFVFMVEAGEASGNLAEILLGMAEHYETEEKNRRQLQQILFYPMILSIVFILVLVFLITYVLPTFVGMFEVMNAELPRPTQILMGLSQALINGWPVMLLILFGSVIALAFLQDLPAFAFAKDCIKIKLPLIGKLNHYQCLARIATTMGMLLTSGIDLLGALQRLEGVTDNCFIKKELIMIREKVSNGKRLGQAMEESAIFPRLFCQLVTIGEASGSLPEVLETLNLIYKDEIKNRIQIINTSLEPLILLIFGGVVLFILAAIMLPVFDIYSAYSNM